One Catharus ustulatus isolate bCatUst1 chromosome 2, bCatUst1.pri.v2, whole genome shotgun sequence genomic window carries:
- the ERG gene encoding transcriptional regulator ERG isoform X3: MIQTVPDPAAHIKEALSVVSEDQSLFECAYGSPHLAKTEMTASSSSEYGQTSKMSPRVPQQDWLSQPPARVTIKMECNPNQVNGSRNSPDDCSVAKGGKMVSSSDSVGMNYGNYMEEKHVPPPNMTTNERRVIVPADPTLWSTDHVRQWLEWAVKEYGLPDVDILLFQNIDGKELCKMTKDDFQRLTPSYNADILLSHLHYLRERGATFIFPNTSVYPEATQRIATRPDLPYEQARRSAWTSHSHPSPQSKATQPSSSTVPKTEDQRPQLDPYQILGPTSSRLANPGSGQIQLWQFLLELLSDSSNSNCITWEGTNGEFKMTDPDEVARRWGERKSKPNMNYDKLSRALRYYYDKNIMTKVHGKRYAYKFDFHGIAQALQPHPPESSMYKYPSDLPYMSSYHAHPQKMNFVAPHPPALPVTSSSFFAAPNPYWNSPTGGIYPNTRLPAAHMPSHLGTYY; encoded by the exons GAAGCGTTATCGGTGGTGAGCGAAGACCAGTCCCTGTTCGAGTGTGCCTACGGATCTCCTCACCTGGCCAAGACAGAGATGACGGCCTCCTCCTCCAGTGAATATGGCCAGACCTCCAAGATGAGCCCTCGTGTCCCCCAGCAGGACTGGTTGTCACAGCCCCCGGCCAGAGTCACCATCAAGATGGAGTGTAACCCCAACCAGGTTAACGGGTCAAG GAATTCTCCAGATGACTGCAGCGTGGCAAAAGGAGGGAAGATGGTCAGCAGCTCAGACAGTGTTGGGATGAACTATGGCAACTACATGGAGGAGAAGCACGTCCCACCCCCAAACATGACGACCAACGAGCGAAGAGTCATTGTGCCAGCAG ACCCCACGCTGTGGAGCACTGACCACGTGCGCCAGTGGCTGGAGTGGGCGGTCAAGGAGTACGGGCTGCCGGACGTGGACATCCTGCTCTTCCAGAACATCGACGGCAAGGAGCTCTGCAAGATGACCAAGGATGACTTCCAGAGGCTCACCCCCAGCTACAATGCAGACATCCTCCTGTCACACCTACACTACCTCAGAGAGA gAGGtgccacttttatttttccaaacacaTCAGTTTATCCAGAAGCAACACAAAGAATTGCAACCAGGCCAG atttGCCTTATGAGCAAGCCAGGAGATCAGCATGGACGAGTCACAGCCACCCCAGCCCTCAGTCAAAAG ctacTCAGCCATCATCCTCAACAGTTCCCAAAACAGAAGACCAGCGTCCTCAGTTAG ATCCCTATCAGATTCTTGGACCGACCAGCAGCCGACTTGCAAATCCAG gcagcgggcagatccagctgtggcagttcctgctggagctgctgtcgGACAGCTCCAACTCCAACTGCATCACCTGGGAGGGCACCAACGGCGAGTTCAAGATGACGGACCCCGACGAGGTGGCGCGGCGCTGGGGCGAGCGCAAGAGCAAGCCCAACATGAACTACGACAAGCTCAGCCGCGCCCTGCGCTACTACTACGACAAGAACATCATGACCAAGGTGCACGGCAAGCGCTACGCCTACAAATTCGACTTCCACGGCATCGCCCAGGCGCTGCAGCCTCACCCCCCGGAGTCCTCCATGTACAAATACCCGTCGGACCTGCCCTACATGAGCTCCTACCACGCGCACCCGCAGAAGATGAACTTTGTGGCTCCCCACCCCCCTGCTTTGCCCGTGACATCTTCCAGCTTTTTTGCTGCCCCAAATCCCTACTGGAATTCGCCCACTGGAGGGATATACCCCAACACCAGGCTGCCAGCTGCTCATATGCCTTCTCATCTTGGCACCTACTACTAA
- the ERG gene encoding transcriptional regulator ERG isoform X2 → MASTIKEALSVVSEDQSLFECAYGSPHLAKTEMTASSSSEYGQTSKMSPRVPQQDWLSQPPARVTIKMECNPNQVNGSRNSPDDCSVAKGGKMVSSSDSVGMNYGNYMEEKHVPPPNMTTNERRVIVPADPTLWSTDHVRQWLEWAVKEYGLPDVDILLFQNIDGKELCKMTKDDFQRLTPSYNADILLSHLHYLRETPLPHLTSDDVDKALQNSPRLMHARNTGGATFIFPNTSVYPEATQRIATRPDLPYEQARRSAWTSHSHPSPQSKATQPSSSTVPKTEDQRPQLDPYQILGPTSSRLANPGSGQIQLWQFLLELLSDSSNSNCITWEGTNGEFKMTDPDEVARRWGERKSKPNMNYDKLSRALRYYYDKNIMTKVHGKRYAYKFDFHGIAQALQPHPPESSMYKYPSDLPYMSSYHAHPQKMNFVAPHPPALPVTSSSFFAAPNPYWNSPTGGIYPNTRLPAAHMPSHLGTYY, encoded by the exons GAAGCGTTATCGGTGGTGAGCGAAGACCAGTCCCTGTTCGAGTGTGCCTACGGATCTCCTCACCTGGCCAAGACAGAGATGACGGCCTCCTCCTCCAGTGAATATGGCCAGACCTCCAAGATGAGCCCTCGTGTCCCCCAGCAGGACTGGTTGTCACAGCCCCCGGCCAGAGTCACCATCAAGATGGAGTGTAACCCCAACCAGGTTAACGGGTCAAG GAATTCTCCAGATGACTGCAGCGTGGCAAAAGGAGGGAAGATGGTCAGCAGCTCAGACAGTGTTGGGATGAACTATGGCAACTACATGGAGGAGAAGCACGTCCCACCCCCAAACATGACGACCAACGAGCGAAGAGTCATTGTGCCAGCAG ACCCCACGCTGTGGAGCACTGACCACGTGCGCCAGTGGCTGGAGTGGGCGGTCAAGGAGTACGGGCTGCCGGACGTGGACATCCTGCTCTTCCAGAACATCGACGGCAAGGAGCTCTGCAAGATGACCAAGGATGACTTCCAGAGGCTCACCCCCAGCTACAATGCAGACATCCTCCTGTCACACCTACACTACCTCAGAGAGA ctCCTCTTCCACATTTGACTTCAGATGATGTTGATAAGGCCTTACAAAACTCTCCACGGTTAATGCATGCTAGAAACACAG gAGGtgccacttttatttttccaaacacaTCAGTTTATCCAGAAGCAACACAAAGAATTGCAACCAGGCCAG atttGCCTTATGAGCAAGCCAGGAGATCAGCATGGACGAGTCACAGCCACCCCAGCCCTCAGTCAAAAG ctacTCAGCCATCATCCTCAACAGTTCCCAAAACAGAAGACCAGCGTCCTCAGTTAG ATCCCTATCAGATTCTTGGACCGACCAGCAGCCGACTTGCAAATCCAG gcagcgggcagatccagctgtggcagttcctgctggagctgctgtcgGACAGCTCCAACTCCAACTGCATCACCTGGGAGGGCACCAACGGCGAGTTCAAGATGACGGACCCCGACGAGGTGGCGCGGCGCTGGGGCGAGCGCAAGAGCAAGCCCAACATGAACTACGACAAGCTCAGCCGCGCCCTGCGCTACTACTACGACAAGAACATCATGACCAAGGTGCACGGCAAGCGCTACGCCTACAAATTCGACTTCCACGGCATCGCCCAGGCGCTGCAGCCTCACCCCCCGGAGTCCTCCATGTACAAATACCCGTCGGACCTGCCCTACATGAGCTCCTACCACGCGCACCCGCAGAAGATGAACTTTGTGGCTCCCCACCCCCCTGCTTTGCCCGTGACATCTTCCAGCTTTTTTGCTGCCCCAAATCCCTACTGGAATTCGCCCACTGGAGGGATATACCCCAACACCAGGCTGCCAGCTGCTCATATGCCTTCTCATCTTGGCACCTACTACTAA
- the ERG gene encoding transcriptional regulator ERG isoform X4: MASTIKEALSVVSEDQSLFECAYGSPHLAKTEMTASSSSEYGQTSKMSPRVPQQDWLSQPPARVTIKMECNPNQVNGSRNSPDDCSVAKGGKMVSSSDSVGMNYGNYMEEKHVPPPNMTTNERRVIVPADPTLWSTDHVRQWLEWAVKEYGLPDVDILLFQNIDGKELCKMTKDDFQRLTPSYNADILLSHLHYLRERGATFIFPNTSVYPEATQRIATRPDLPYEQARRSAWTSHSHPSPQSKATQPSSSTVPKTEDQRPQLDPYQILGPTSSRLANPGSGQIQLWQFLLELLSDSSNSNCITWEGTNGEFKMTDPDEVARRWGERKSKPNMNYDKLSRALRYYYDKNIMTKVHGKRYAYKFDFHGIAQALQPHPPESSMYKYPSDLPYMSSYHAHPQKMNFVAPHPPALPVTSSSFFAAPNPYWNSPTGGIYPNTRLPAAHMPSHLGTYY, translated from the exons GAAGCGTTATCGGTGGTGAGCGAAGACCAGTCCCTGTTCGAGTGTGCCTACGGATCTCCTCACCTGGCCAAGACAGAGATGACGGCCTCCTCCTCCAGTGAATATGGCCAGACCTCCAAGATGAGCCCTCGTGTCCCCCAGCAGGACTGGTTGTCACAGCCCCCGGCCAGAGTCACCATCAAGATGGAGTGTAACCCCAACCAGGTTAACGGGTCAAG GAATTCTCCAGATGACTGCAGCGTGGCAAAAGGAGGGAAGATGGTCAGCAGCTCAGACAGTGTTGGGATGAACTATGGCAACTACATGGAGGAGAAGCACGTCCCACCCCCAAACATGACGACCAACGAGCGAAGAGTCATTGTGCCAGCAG ACCCCACGCTGTGGAGCACTGACCACGTGCGCCAGTGGCTGGAGTGGGCGGTCAAGGAGTACGGGCTGCCGGACGTGGACATCCTGCTCTTCCAGAACATCGACGGCAAGGAGCTCTGCAAGATGACCAAGGATGACTTCCAGAGGCTCACCCCCAGCTACAATGCAGACATCCTCCTGTCACACCTACACTACCTCAGAGAGA gAGGtgccacttttatttttccaaacacaTCAGTTTATCCAGAAGCAACACAAAGAATTGCAACCAGGCCAG atttGCCTTATGAGCAAGCCAGGAGATCAGCATGGACGAGTCACAGCCACCCCAGCCCTCAGTCAAAAG ctacTCAGCCATCATCCTCAACAGTTCCCAAAACAGAAGACCAGCGTCCTCAGTTAG ATCCCTATCAGATTCTTGGACCGACCAGCAGCCGACTTGCAAATCCAG gcagcgggcagatccagctgtggcagttcctgctggagctgctgtcgGACAGCTCCAACTCCAACTGCATCACCTGGGAGGGCACCAACGGCGAGTTCAAGATGACGGACCCCGACGAGGTGGCGCGGCGCTGGGGCGAGCGCAAGAGCAAGCCCAACATGAACTACGACAAGCTCAGCCGCGCCCTGCGCTACTACTACGACAAGAACATCATGACCAAGGTGCACGGCAAGCGCTACGCCTACAAATTCGACTTCCACGGCATCGCCCAGGCGCTGCAGCCTCACCCCCCGGAGTCCTCCATGTACAAATACCCGTCGGACCTGCCCTACATGAGCTCCTACCACGCGCACCCGCAGAAGATGAACTTTGTGGCTCCCCACCCCCCTGCTTTGCCCGTGACATCTTCCAGCTTTTTTGCTGCCCCAAATCCCTACTGGAATTCGCCCACTGGAGGGATATACCCCAACACCAGGCTGCCAGCTGCTCATATGCCTTCTCATCTTGGCACCTACTACTAA
- the ERG gene encoding transcriptional regulator ERG isoform X1 — translation MIQTVPDPAAHIKEALSVVSEDQSLFECAYGSPHLAKTEMTASSSSEYGQTSKMSPRVPQQDWLSQPPARVTIKMECNPNQVNGSRNSPDDCSVAKGGKMVSSSDSVGMNYGNYMEEKHVPPPNMTTNERRVIVPADPTLWSTDHVRQWLEWAVKEYGLPDVDILLFQNIDGKELCKMTKDDFQRLTPSYNADILLSHLHYLRETPLPHLTSDDVDKALQNSPRLMHARNTGGATFIFPNTSVYPEATQRIATRPDLPYEQARRSAWTSHSHPSPQSKATQPSSSTVPKTEDQRPQLDPYQILGPTSSRLANPGSGQIQLWQFLLELLSDSSNSNCITWEGTNGEFKMTDPDEVARRWGERKSKPNMNYDKLSRALRYYYDKNIMTKVHGKRYAYKFDFHGIAQALQPHPPESSMYKYPSDLPYMSSYHAHPQKMNFVAPHPPALPVTSSSFFAAPNPYWNSPTGGIYPNTRLPAAHMPSHLGTYY, via the exons GAAGCGTTATCGGTGGTGAGCGAAGACCAGTCCCTGTTCGAGTGTGCCTACGGATCTCCTCACCTGGCCAAGACAGAGATGACGGCCTCCTCCTCCAGTGAATATGGCCAGACCTCCAAGATGAGCCCTCGTGTCCCCCAGCAGGACTGGTTGTCACAGCCCCCGGCCAGAGTCACCATCAAGATGGAGTGTAACCCCAACCAGGTTAACGGGTCAAG GAATTCTCCAGATGACTGCAGCGTGGCAAAAGGAGGGAAGATGGTCAGCAGCTCAGACAGTGTTGGGATGAACTATGGCAACTACATGGAGGAGAAGCACGTCCCACCCCCAAACATGACGACCAACGAGCGAAGAGTCATTGTGCCAGCAG ACCCCACGCTGTGGAGCACTGACCACGTGCGCCAGTGGCTGGAGTGGGCGGTCAAGGAGTACGGGCTGCCGGACGTGGACATCCTGCTCTTCCAGAACATCGACGGCAAGGAGCTCTGCAAGATGACCAAGGATGACTTCCAGAGGCTCACCCCCAGCTACAATGCAGACATCCTCCTGTCACACCTACACTACCTCAGAGAGA ctCCTCTTCCACATTTGACTTCAGATGATGTTGATAAGGCCTTACAAAACTCTCCACGGTTAATGCATGCTAGAAACACAG gAGGtgccacttttatttttccaaacacaTCAGTTTATCCAGAAGCAACACAAAGAATTGCAACCAGGCCAG atttGCCTTATGAGCAAGCCAGGAGATCAGCATGGACGAGTCACAGCCACCCCAGCCCTCAGTCAAAAG ctacTCAGCCATCATCCTCAACAGTTCCCAAAACAGAAGACCAGCGTCCTCAGTTAG ATCCCTATCAGATTCTTGGACCGACCAGCAGCCGACTTGCAAATCCAG gcagcgggcagatccagctgtggcagttcctgctggagctgctgtcgGACAGCTCCAACTCCAACTGCATCACCTGGGAGGGCACCAACGGCGAGTTCAAGATGACGGACCCCGACGAGGTGGCGCGGCGCTGGGGCGAGCGCAAGAGCAAGCCCAACATGAACTACGACAAGCTCAGCCGCGCCCTGCGCTACTACTACGACAAGAACATCATGACCAAGGTGCACGGCAAGCGCTACGCCTACAAATTCGACTTCCACGGCATCGCCCAGGCGCTGCAGCCTCACCCCCCGGAGTCCTCCATGTACAAATACCCGTCGGACCTGCCCTACATGAGCTCCTACCACGCGCACCCGCAGAAGATGAACTTTGTGGCTCCCCACCCCCCTGCTTTGCCCGTGACATCTTCCAGCTTTTTTGCTGCCCCAAATCCCTACTGGAATTCGCCCACTGGAGGGATATACCCCAACACCAGGCTGCCAGCTGCTCATATGCCTTCTCATCTTGGCACCTACTACTAA